The Neodiprion fabricii isolate iyNeoFabr1 chromosome 4, iyNeoFabr1.1, whole genome shotgun sequence genome window below encodes:
- the LOC124180087 gene encoding tetraspanin-9, protein MGRTGYTCIRHVFCSLNVLIWLCACGILGAGIWLRLAYSGYATLVPQYSFASADSILLAAGCVTFVVAFFGCCGAWFQSRCMLITYFSLVILMFLAEFMMGTLAFVFREHLSKSFKDELQFGIEKHYNASTEPGTLPVVWDHIHTEFHCCGVRDYTDWFRISAWPLEDRVPDSCCIKRTRYCGELDTEGKNKESWYKEGCASAIQMWLVTRLHVVGTVGLVVAFLQLFGLVASMILFCTVRHKRSSHTYKSYDTAT, encoded by the exons ATGGGCCGAACCGGGTACACGTGCATCAGACACGTCTTCTGCTCGCTGAATGTCCTTATTTGG CTTTGCGCCTGTGGCATCCTAGGCGCAGGTATTTGGCTCAGACTGGCCTACTCTGGATACGCAACGCTCGTCCCTCAGTACAGTTTTGCATCTGCCGATTCCATCCTGCTCGCCGCTGGTTGTGTCACCTTCGTGGTTGCCTTTTTCGGATGCTGCGGAGCATGGTTCCAGTCGAGATGCATGCTCATCACC TATTTCAGCTTGGTTATCTTGATGTTCCTCGCGGAGTTCATGATGGGGACATTGGCCTTCGTATTTCGTGAACATTTAAGCAAAAGCTTCAAAGACGAGCTGCAATTCGGTATAGAGAAACACTACAACGCCTCTACAGAGCCGGGAACTCTTCCTGTCGTCTGGGATCACATTCATACTGAG TTTCACTGTTGCGGCGTGAGGGATTACACGGATTGGTTTCGAATAAGCGCTTGGCCCCTGGAGGACCGGGTCCCAGACTCTTGCTGCATAAAGAGGACCCGATACTGCGGGGAGTTGGACacggagggaaaaaataaGGAATCCTGGTACAAAGAGGGCTGCGCATCGGCGATTCAGATGTGGCTTGTAACGCGTCTTCACGTGGTAGGAACGGTCGGTCTGGTCGTTGCATTTCTGCAATTATTCGGCCTGGTCGCCAGCATGATACTGTTTTGCACTGTGAGACATAAGAGATCTTCGCACACCTACAAGAGCTACGACACAGCGACCTAG
- the LOC124180090 gene encoding uncharacterized protein LOC124180090 isoform X1, which produces MFKLGLTLLTISVGTTLSRPSEQPTKFDLALAQDAVAETVSDATISTLQRGQEFVEQVADAIRFGRGRLVHSATMARNIIASMAEQFASEAENNVASAIAAKGDLIAEGRSILESLPKDSPVFFNILPPTVRETVRLESENGQGFLEKPKMSYIEGVLENFLRPTPLVDGIKESEKYGNSGDRFTGIGRAIVGGYEGFSNFLNAVVDFPVDAAKKTSRKLTETLNQFGARLIGLA; this is translated from the exons ATGTTCAAACTCGGGCTAACgcttcttacaattagtgtaGGAACCACATTGAGTAGACCAAGTGAACAGCCGACGAAATTTGATTTGGCACTGGCTCAAGATGCTGTTGCAGAAACTGTCAGTGATGCCACTATTTCAACACTACAGCGTGGACAG GAATTCGTAGAACAGGTTGCCGACGCGATCAGATTTGGGAGAGGAAGATTAGTCCATTCCGCGACAATGGCGAGAAACATCATTGCCTCAATGGCGGAG CAATTCGCCAGCGAAGCTGAGAACAACGTGGCGTCAGCGATAGCAGCGAAAGGGGATCTGATAGCGGAAGGACGCAGCATACTGGAGTCACTTCCAAAGGACTCTCCAGTCTTCTTCAATATCCTTCCGCCGACAGTAAGAGAGACGGTTCGTTTGGAAAGCGAAAATGGGCAGGGATTTTTGGAGAAACCGAAAATGAGCTACATTGAAGgagttttggaaaattttttgagacCGACGCCACTGGTCGATGGCATAAAGGAGAGTGAGAAGTACGGAAATTCGGGTGACAGGTTCACAGGAATCGGAAGAGCCATCGTTGGCGGATACGAAGGGTTCAGCAACTTCTTGAACGCCGTTGTTGAT TTTCCTGTCGATGCAGCCAAGAAGACTTCGCGCAAGTTGACAGAAACTCTGAACCAATTTGGAGCTCGCTTGATCGGCCTTGCGTAG
- the LOC124180090 gene encoding uncharacterized protein LOC124180090 isoform X2: MFKLGLTLLTISVGTTLSRPSEQPTKFDLALAQDAVAETVSDATISTLQRGQQFASEAENNVASAIAAKGDLIAEGRSILESLPKDSPVFFNILPPTVRETVRLESENGQGFLEKPKMSYIEGVLENFLRPTPLVDGIKESEKYGNSGDRFTGIGRAIVGGYEGFSNFLNAVVDFPVDAAKKTSRKLTETLNQFGARLIGLA; encoded by the exons ATGTTCAAACTCGGGCTAACgcttcttacaattagtgtaGGAACCACATTGAGTAGACCAAGTGAACAGCCGACGAAATTTGATTTGGCACTGGCTCAAGATGCTGTTGCAGAAACTGTCAGTGATGCCACTATTTCAACACTACAGCGTGGACAG CAATTCGCCAGCGAAGCTGAGAACAACGTGGCGTCAGCGATAGCAGCGAAAGGGGATCTGATAGCGGAAGGACGCAGCATACTGGAGTCACTTCCAAAGGACTCTCCAGTCTTCTTCAATATCCTTCCGCCGACAGTAAGAGAGACGGTTCGTTTGGAAAGCGAAAATGGGCAGGGATTTTTGGAGAAACCGAAAATGAGCTACATTGAAGgagttttggaaaattttttgagacCGACGCCACTGGTCGATGGCATAAAGGAGAGTGAGAAGTACGGAAATTCGGGTGACAGGTTCACAGGAATCGGAAGAGCCATCGTTGGCGGATACGAAGGGTTCAGCAACTTCTTGAACGCCGTTGTTGAT TTTCCTGTCGATGCAGCCAAGAAGACTTCGCGCAAGTTGACAGAAACTCTGAACCAATTTGGAGCTCGCTTGATCGGCCTTGCGTAG
- the LOC124179923 gene encoding uncharacterized protein LOC124179923, which produces MKGPTVAVTILAFAVTCLAVPRNKRQAFDEPRISNEVIPGSIEVVDETSKVLITTPVTNPAPVETTKYPELDDAPTAKPGNKKKPNSASRPASDTFSRVIDDIFNIPISVLRAVNTLLSNAFGTKQGTPTASTAAEPSPTAA; this is translated from the exons ATGAAGGGACCTACCGTTGCTGTGACGATCCTGGCCTTTGCCGTTACTTGTTTGGCTGTACCTCGAAACAAGAGACAG GCATTTGATGAGCCTCGTATCAGTAACGAGGTGATTCCAGGATCGATCGAGGTGGTGGATGAAACGTCGAAGGTCCTTATTACTACGCCAGTAACTAACCCAGCACCAGTCGAAACCACGAAGTATCCGGAACTCGATGACGCACCGACTGCAAAACcaggaaataagaaaaagccAAACTCTGCTTCGCGTCCTGCCTCGGACACATTTTCCAGAGTTATTGACGACATATTCAAC ATTCCTATATCGGTTCTTCGGGCGGTGAACACTTTGCTCAGTAATGCTTTTGGAACCAAGCAAGGAACACCGACAGCATCGACAGCCGCTGAACCCTCGCCGACAGCAGCTTAA
- the LOC124181443 gene encoding probable H/ACA ribonucleoprotein complex subunit 1 isoform X2, producing the protein MSMRKVEVVLLAVFGLLVVTGAKPQGLGQFLTFKDGNIGVNFGGYHAEAGLGGLLGGGRTSGGLHASAGTPSGANAQAGLGGLLDGNGYTGGGLHASAGLGGSTKAAANIGGELSGQGIAQGGYFAGATAGGSAAAVEKQSYGVVQQPVIVEQEVKVPQSVPDVQVENTFDAHVSQSVPNIASKSAETQVFESVPTVTKTVQTETVVPAKSDLVQYEHVQKIKTRVTPKKLKVPYSNAASAGVSASAGLSAGAYGSGFGGAYGGGWGGGYGGANFGGAGFEDASYGSRYYVKSQPNSQLFDDIFNIPISTLTAVNQLLRNKGK; encoded by the exons ATGAGCATGCGGAAGGTGGAAGTCGTGTTACTGGCCGTTTTCGGTTTGTTGGTCGTCACCGGCGCGAAACCGCAAGGTTTG GGGCAATTTTTGACGTTCAAAGATGGCAACATCGGCGTGAATTTCGGCGGATATCACGCTGAGGCAGGTTTGGGAGGTTTGCTGGGCGGTGGACGGACTTCTGGCGGACTTCACGCGAGTGCTGGAACGCCTTCAGGCGCCAATGCTCAGGCAGGTCTAGGAGGTCTTCTAGACGGTAATGGTTATACCG GCGGAGGTCTTCACGCCAGCGCCGGACTCGGTGGTAGCACAAAGGCTGCTGCCAACATCGGAGGAGAACTAAGCGGCCAGGGAATTGCTCAGGGAGGATATTTCGCCGGAGCAACGGCTGGCGGAAGTGCGGCGGCTGTTGAAAAACAGTCCTACGGTGTGGTGCAGCAGCCCGTCATTGTCGAGCAAGAGGTCAAGGTTCCGCAATCGGTACCCGACGTCCAAGTGGAGAACACCTTCGACGCTCACGTTTCCCAATCCGTACCAAACATCGCTAGTAAATCGGCGGAGACCCAGGTCTTTGAATCAGTTCCGACCGTGACTAAAACCGTACAGACTGAAACGGTTGTACCCGCCAAGTCTGATCTCGTCCAATACGAACACGTTCAGAAAATCAAGACCAGAGTTACACCAAAGAAGTTGAAG GTTCCTTACTCGAATGCAGCCTCCGCCGGTGTTTCGGCATCGGCTGGTCTTAGCGCAGGAGCTTACGGAAGTGGCTTCGGGGGTGCGTATGGAGGCGGTTGGGGAGGCGGGTACGGAGGTGCAAATTTCGGAGGAGCAGGTTTCGAAGACGCGAGTTATGGAAGTAGATACTACGTCAAGTCCCAGCCGAACTCTCAGCtttttgacgatatttttaac ATCCCAATTTCCACATTGACGGCGGTCAACCAGCTTCTcagaaataaaggaaaatGA
- the LOC124181443 gene encoding pupal cuticle protein 36 isoform X1: protein MSMRKVEVVLLAVFGLLVVTGAKPQGLGQFLTFKDGNIGVNFGGYHAEAGLGGLLGGGRTSGGLHASAGTPSGANAQAGLGGLLDGNGYTGGGLHASAGLGGSTKAAANIGGELSGQGIAQGGYFAGATAGGSAAAVEKQSYGVVQQPVIVEQEVKVPQSVPDVQVENTFDAHVSQSVPNIASKSAETQVFESVPTVTKTVQTETVVPAKSDLVQYEHVQKIKTRVTPKKLKTRVSTFVKSRVRPSIQSGVFVEKAIYPATSWNIEKSIQTQTNAGQQVPYSNAASAGVSASAGLSAGAYGSGFGGAYGGGWGGGYGGANFGGAGFEDASYGSRYYVKSQPNSQLFDDIFNIPISTLTAVNQLLRNKGK from the exons ATGAGCATGCGGAAGGTGGAAGTCGTGTTACTGGCCGTTTTCGGTTTGTTGGTCGTCACCGGCGCGAAACCGCAAGGTTTG GGGCAATTTTTGACGTTCAAAGATGGCAACATCGGCGTGAATTTCGGCGGATATCACGCTGAGGCAGGTTTGGGAGGTTTGCTGGGCGGTGGACGGACTTCTGGCGGACTTCACGCGAGTGCTGGAACGCCTTCAGGCGCCAATGCTCAGGCAGGTCTAGGAGGTCTTCTAGACGGTAATGGTTATACCG GCGGAGGTCTTCACGCCAGCGCCGGACTCGGTGGTAGCACAAAGGCTGCTGCCAACATCGGAGGAGAACTAAGCGGCCAGGGAATTGCTCAGGGAGGATATTTCGCCGGAGCAACGGCTGGCGGAAGTGCGGCGGCTGTTGAAAAACAGTCCTACGGTGTGGTGCAGCAGCCCGTCATTGTCGAGCAAGAGGTCAAGGTTCCGCAATCGGTACCCGACGTCCAAGTGGAGAACACCTTCGACGCTCACGTTTCCCAATCCGTACCAAACATCGCTAGTAAATCGGCGGAGACCCAGGTCTTTGAATCAGTTCCGACCGTGACTAAAACCGTACAGACTGAAACGGTTGTACCCGCCAAGTCTGATCTCGTCCAATACGAACACGTTCAGAAAATCAAGACCAGAGTTACACCAAAGAAGTTGAAG ACCAGAGTGTCAACATTCGTCAAGAGCAGAGTGCGCCCAAGCATCCAATCCGGCGTGTTTGTAGAGAAGGCAATTTACCCAGCAACAAGCtggaatattgaaaaatcgattcaaaCGCAAACCAATGCCGGCCAACAGGTTCCTTACTCGAATGCAGCCTCCGCCGGTGTTTCGGCATCGGCTGGTCTTAGCGCAGGAGCTTACGGAAGTGGCTTCGGGGGTGCGTATGGAGGCGGTTGGGGAGGCGGGTACGGAGGTGCAAATTTCGGAGGAGCAGGTTTCGAAGACGCGAGTTATGGAAGTAGATACTACGTCAAGTCCCAGCCGAACTCTCAGCtttttgacgatatttttaac ATCCCAATTTCCACATTGACGGCGGTCAACCAGCTTCTcagaaataaaggaaaatGA